The following proteins are encoded in a genomic region of Marasmius oreades isolate 03SP1 chromosome 10, whole genome shotgun sequence:
- a CDS encoding uncharacterized protein (MEROPS:MER0030934): MKLSLSCFFFSLWPSLCATADPVTITTTSGHLRGVVDDGVLSVKGVRFGLAPTGALRWLPPVAFRSAAVQDATKLGPSCIQQFTFATANLTEFLFNNPPPPENEDCLFLNVWAPSPVTPLKLKPVLFWIYGGSLAFGTGSLPAYDGTSIAKNQELVVVTFNYRTNVFGFPSAPDLPLTGNNLGFLDQELALNWVHENIIHFGGDPTQVTIMGQSAGSVSVAAAITRNQQGFKAGIMLSGAPLGPADDAPDFSSFDDFANAVNCEQSPGPRRLACLRQIPATVVRNFTNGPSSGAFGLVLDNFTFFGDPLGRILAHKTTRTPLMIGNTQNDASLFVLGLTNLTEFLQSTLPGVPISADQIRGLYPGRNDVQVIGAFSTDLTFRCPASLWAGAMVKAGIKDVFRYSYGAVFPDTQLFPNAGAWHSSELELIFGTFNQTSSGNDKAVLSKSLQTAIANFVKNPSTVSPAPNWERYDPGQKTLAELAFSGNVGFDDFVNPVMSDSEDGSCNALLDKIITSGV, from the exons ATGAAGCTGTCGCTATCGTGCTTCTTTTTCTCGCTATGGCCCTCCCTGTGCGCCACGGCCGACCCGGTCACGATCACAACAACCAGTGGCCACCTTCGAGGAGTAGTGGACGATGGAG TTTTATCTGTCAAGGGCGTC AGATTTGGGCTTGCACCTACAGGTGCCCTTCGCTGGTTACCTCCCGTCGCTTTTCGATCTGCCGCTGTTCAAGATGCAACGAAATTAGGACCTTCATGTATCCAGCAGTTTACATTTGCCACCGCCAATTTGACAGAGTTTCTGTTTAACAATCCTCCACCGCCAGAGAACGAGGATTGCTTGTTCCT CAATGTTTGGGCGCCGTCCCCCGTTACGCCGTTGAAACTGAAACCGGTACTCTTTTGGATTTACGGAGG AAGCCTTGCCTTCGGTACTGGTTCTCTCCCGGCCTACGACGGGACTTCCATAGCCAAAAATCAAGAGCTAGTCGTGGTCACCTTCAACTACCGCACTAACGTCTTCGGCTTCCCTTCTGCTCCCGACTTACCTCTCACCGGGAACAATCTTGGCTTCCTTGATCAAGAACTCGCTCTAAATTGGGTCCACGAAAATATCATTCACTTTGGAGGGGATCCAACCCAGGTCACGATCATG GGACAATCTGCTGGGAGCGTGTCGGTAGCGGCTGCAATAACGAGAAATCAACAGGGATTCAAAGCGGGTATTATGCTCTCCGGTGCTCCTCTTGGTCCTGCCGATGATGCTCCTGACTTCTCGTCGTTCGATGATTTTGCGAATGCGGTGAATTGTGAACAGTCTCCCGGACCTCGTCGTCTCGCTTGTTTGAGGCAAATCCCTGCTACCGTCGTTAGGAACTTTACCAACGGGCCTTCGAGTGGAGCGTTTGGTCTGGTCCTTGACAA TTTtacattttttggagatccACTAGGAAGGATCCTCGCTCATAAAACCACCCGCACGCCGCTCATGATCGGCAACACTCAAAATGATGCATCCTTATTCGTCTTGGGTCTCACGAACCTCACCGAATTCTTACAGTCAACACTTCCCGGTGTTCCTATCTCTGCTGACCAGATACGGGGTTTGTATCCTGGGAGAAATGATGTTCAAGTTATCGGAGCGTTTTCGACGGATTTAACATTCCGATGTCCGGCATCCCTTTGGGCTGGCGCGATGGTAAAGGCAGGAATCAAAGATGTGTTTCGGTATAGCTATG gcgCTGTGTTCCCTGACACTCAGCTTTTCCCCAATGCAGGGGCTTGGCATTCGTCTGAAC TGGAACTCATTTTCGGAACGTTCAACCAAACGTCGTCAGGTAACGACAAGGCCGTCCTGTCGAAATCTCTTCAGACCGCCATTGCGAATTTTGTGAAGAATCCTAGTACGGTGTCACCGGCACCGAATTGGGAGCGGTATGATCCTGGTCAGAAGACGTTGGCTGAATTGGCGTTTAGTGGGAACGTTGGGTTTGATGATTTTGTTAATCCGGTGATGAGTGATAGTGAG GATGGGTCGTGCAATGCCTTGTTGGATAAGATTATTACTTCGGGAGTGTGA
- a CDS encoding uncharacterized protein (MEROPS:MER0030934), which produces MTHQRHMTPAVPCPYKPRFWFLIAPTNFTVMKLSLSCFFFSLWPSLCATADPVTITTTSGHLRGVVDDGVLSVKGVRFGLAPTGALRWLPPVAFRSAAVQDATKLGPSCIQQFTFATANLTEFLFNNPPPPENEDCLFLNVWAPSPVTPLKLKPVLFWIYGGSLAFGTGSLPAYDGTSIAKNQELVVVTFNYRTNVFGFPSAPDLPLTGNNLGFLDQELALNWVHENIIHFGGDPTQVTIMGQSAGSVSVAAAITRNQQGFKAGIMLSGAPLGPADDAPDFSSFDDFANAVNCEQSPGPRRLACLRQIPATVVRNFTNGPSSGAFGLVLDNFTFFGDPLGRILAHKTTRTPLMIGNTQNDASLFVLGLTNLTEFLQSTLPGVPISADQIRGLYPGRNDVQVIGAFSTDLTFRCPASLWAGAMVKAGIKDVFRYSYGAVFPDTQLFPNAGAWHSSELELIFGTFNQTSSGNDKAVLSKSLQTAIANFVKNPSTVSPAPNWERYDPGQKTLAELAFSGNVGFDDFVNPVMSDSEDGSCNALLDKIITSGV; this is translated from the exons ATGACGCACCAACGACACATGACTCCAGCTGTTCCCTGTCCTTATAAGCCTCGTTTCTGGTTTCTCATTGCTCCCACAAACTTCACTGTCATGAAGCTGTCGCTATCGTGCTTCTTTTTCTCGCTATGGCCCTCCCTGTGCGCCACGGCCGACCCGGTCACGATCACAACAACCAGTGGCCACCTTCGAGGAGTAGTGGACGATGGAG TTTTATCTGTCAAGGGCGTC AGATTTGGGCTTGCACCTACAGGTGCCCTTCGCTGGTTACCTCCCGTCGCTTTTCGATCTGCCGCTGTTCAAGATGCAACGAAATTAGGACCTTCATGTATCCAGCAGTTTACATTTGCCACCGCCAATTTGACAGAGTTTCTGTTTAACAATCCTCCACCGCCAGAGAACGAGGATTGCTTGTTCCT CAATGTTTGGGCGCCGTCCCCCGTTACGCCGTTGAAACTGAAACCGGTACTCTTTTGGATTTACGGAGG AAGCCTTGCCTTCGGTACTGGTTCTCTCCCGGCCTACGACGGGACTTCCATAGCCAAAAATCAAGAGCTAGTCGTGGTCACCTTCAACTACCGCACTAACGTCTTCGGCTTCCCTTCTGCTCCCGACTTACCTCTCACCGGGAACAATCTTGGCTTCCTTGATCAAGAACTCGCTCTAAATTGGGTCCACGAAAATATCATTCACTTTGGAGGGGATCCAACCCAGGTCACGATCATG GGACAATCTGCTGGGAGCGTGTCGGTAGCGGCTGCAATAACGAGAAATCAACAGGGATTCAAAGCGGGTATTATGCTCTCCGGTGCTCCTCTTGGTCCTGCCGATGATGCTCCTGACTTCTCGTCGTTCGATGATTTTGCGAATGCGGTGAATTGTGAACAGTCTCCCGGACCTCGTCGTCTCGCTTGTTTGAGGCAAATCCCTGCTACCGTCGTTAGGAACTTTACCAACGGGCCTTCGAGTGGAGCGTTTGGTCTGGTCCTTGACAA TTTtacattttttggagatccACTAGGAAGGATCCTCGCTCATAAAACCACCCGCACGCCGCTCATGATCGGCAACACTCAAAATGATGCATCCTTATTCGTCTTGGGTCTCACGAACCTCACCGAATTCTTACAGTCAACACTTCCCGGTGTTCCTATCTCTGCTGACCAGATACGGGGTTTGTATCCTGGGAGAAATGATGTTCAAGTTATCGGAGCGTTTTCGACGGATTTAACATTCCGATGTCCGGCATCCCTTTGGGCTGGCGCGATGGTAAAGGCAGGAATCAAAGATGTGTTTCGGTATAGCTATG gcgCTGTGTTCCCTGACACTCAGCTTTTCCCCAATGCAGGGGCTTGGCATTCGTCTGAAC TGGAACTCATTTTCGGAACGTTCAACCAAACGTCGTCAGGTAACGACAAGGCCGTCCTGTCGAAATCTCTTCAGACCGCCATTGCGAATTTTGTGAAGAATCCTAGTACGGTGTCACCGGCACCGAATTGGGAGCGGTATGATCCTGGTCAGAAGACGTTGGCTGAATTGGCGTTTAGTGGGAACGTTGGGTTTGATGATTTTGTTAATCCGGTGATGAGTGATAGTGAG GATGGGTCGTGCAATGCCTTGTTGGATAAGATTATTACTTCGGGAGTGTGA